The DNA window TCTTTCAATTCGGGGTGTGCTGTTGATCACGCTTCCCTTCAGTTTAGAAGCTGGAACTGTCTTACCTGCTGAGAACCAGATTCAGGAGATGGTTTTTGAGGTTCCATGGTTCACCCTTGAAGAAGAGATGGCGCTGATCAGGACTCTGGACCTGTACTTTGATGTCTACTGTCTCCGCCATAACGGTTCGGCCCTGTTGATCTGCAGACGGTGGGGAACTGGTCCGGATAATAATCAAAAAGAGGTGGATGAATATGATGAGCAGATCTACCCCTGCCGGGTCGTCGAGATAAGCGACTGATTACACCGTCTTCGACTGGGTAAACCGCTCGCGGAATGTGATCGCTTCGATATCCTTCTTCTTTGCGATGGTGACATCCATCGGGAAACCGGCTGGAACCAGGGAGACCAGAGTGTACTGGTCCGGTACTCCGAGCAGTTTCCGGATCTCTTCTGCATAGGTCTTCTTGTCTCCGGCGACCCAGCACGATCCGATCCCATAGCCCTGCAGGGCAAGGATCAGGTTCTCGGTGGCAGCGGAACAGTCCTCTAGGTAGTAGGTCTCGTCCCGTTCTCCAAAGATAGCAAAACAGGCCGCTGCTCCGGCGATGAAGGAGCCGTGATCGGTCAGAGCTGCGATCTCTTTCATGGTCTCTTTGCTGGTGATGTATCCGAAGAGCCATGGCTGTCTGTTCGCTGCGGTTGGGGCCAGGTGGGCACAGGCGAGCGCCTCGTCGATGATCTTCTCATCGAGAGGGGTCTCCTTGAAGGAACGGACACTGTGACGGGATTTGATAATCGTCGTGCCAAGATTCATGGATCTTTGATAGTATTCCAGACAGATATGTGTTATGCCAAAAAAAGGGTCAGATCTTCTCAGCTCTGGCGTCGGAGTGCAATCGCAGCCCCGGCCAACAGCAGCAGGGCGGTCGTGCCGGCGGTGAACCCGCCGGCCTTTGGGGTGGGATAGGTCGTCGAGGTGATCGGTGAACCCTGGGGGGTTGAGATCTGCCCGGTAGTTGACAGGGTTATCGTTGTGGTGGTTGGCGAAAGCGTCATTGTCCCGGTCTCAATCGGAGAACTGATCGGACTGGTCTGTTGACTGGTGGTAGTGGCGGTGTTGGTCGAAACCAGGGCCACCGTCACCTCTCCAGTTCCCACGGTGAGGCTACTGGTGGTGTTTTTAGTCGTTGTCTTTCCTCCAACTGGATATTCGTTCTTCATATTGTTCGCGTTGCACTCGGCCCAGATTACATAACTTCCCTCTGGATACTGAGCATTTCCGGTGTTCCAGACCGGGTCGGTCTCATAGAGCGAGGAACTGACAGTCACCGGGTCCAGGGAATGAACCTTTCCATTGCTGTCGGTCAGGGAGGTATAATCGATCCCTCCAGGGCCGGTAACATGAATCGTGACCGGTACTCCGTTCACTCCTGTCCGCTCGGTCATCGAATACATATTGGTCTCGACCTGGAACTTCACCTGGTCCCCGCGGGAGACCAGACCGCTGGTCACCTCGCGGCCGGTCCTGACATCGATCGCTTTGACGGCGAGCGTTGGATCCTTGATGGTGAAGGCCGGCTTCTTATCCGGGTAGGTGTACCAGACCCCGGTCTCAGTGCCATAGATGGTCGGGGAGACGAAGAAGTTCTTTGGGTCTGAGATCGTCTGCAGGTCTGAAGGGGCATCGGTGGTCGGGGACCTGCCGGCCCCCCACCAGGCTACCTGGGATCCTGTAGTGACGCCGTTGAGGTTCAAACCCTGTTCTCCAATGAAGATAACACCCCCTTGGGGAATATCACTCAGTGTTGCGGTGACAGCCGGGACCATCAGGACCAGGCAGGTGGCAACCATCAGTACAGAGATCATATTTCGTCTCATCTTCAGTTCACCAGATGGGGTATAGGCACCGGTGATAGATAATGATGTGGGAGATGGACTATTCATGTCTTATCCCACGAACAGAGAAGTGGGTCAGATGAAAGAATATCCAGGATCAATTCAGGTAATCCTGCAGAAAATGAAAATTGGGATGCGAAGAAGAGATCTCTCCTCTCAAGCCGGGTGGACGATCAGTCCATGGTGATGGCTGAGGAGGGGCAGACTTCCACGCATGAACCACAGTCCACGCATTTGTCTTTATCGATGACGGCAATTCCATTGGCCATCGCGATCGCTTCAGCGGGGCACTCGTCCACGCAGGTTTCACAGCCTACACACAGGTCAGAATCAACTTTTGCAACCATATAAAACTCTCCTTACGATCTCAACAGTTACTATGAAAAATATTTCTATCTGTGCAGCACTCAATCTTAGGATTCAAGATCGAGTACTGCACTGAACGGATAGATGCCGGGCAGTTTCCCATGCACCCATGCAGCCGCTATCAGGGCTCCTTTTACAAGTACAGCCCTGTCATAAGCGCGATGTGAAAGGGTGATCGATTCAAAGTTCTTTGCGAAGGTGACAGCATGGTCGCCGACGATATCTCCCCCGCGGAACACATGCACCCCGATCTCGTTCTTCCGTTCGGTGATCCCTTCTCTGCCGTATACCTTCTCCCTCTCTCCCACTGCCTCGTCGAGGATGGAGAGGATCGTCTTTGCCGTCCCGCTCGGAGCGTCCTTCTTGTGCCGGTGATGAGCCTCGCTCACCTCGATATCGTACTCGCTGAGCAGGGGGGCCGCGTTCCGGAGGATCTGCCAGAATATATTGACACCTATGCTGAAGTTGGTCGAGATCACCGCCGGCACCGTCCCTTCGACTGCGTCCCTGATCTGCCGTTGCTGCGCATCAGAAAAACCGGTCGTTCCGACGACCAGCCCCACATGGTGACGTGTGGCGGCCTGAATGGCGGTGACTGCCGCAGATGCGATGGTAAAGTCGATCAGCACGTCGGGCTGTTGCTCGGTGAGCAACCGATCGATCTCTTCAGACTTCACCACCTCAACATTGAACTGGGTGCCGGCCTGATTCCCGATCCCACCGACCAATTCCAGCCCCTCGGTCTCGGTGACCATCCTGCAGATCATCGAGCCCATCCGACCGAAGGCCCCTGATACCACGACCTTAGTCATACGTGCTCAACACCTCCGTCAGTGCAGCAGTCTTTTCAGCATCCAGTTCATCGAGCGGGAGTATGAGCAGCCCTGATGCAAGGCCTCGGAGGTTGATCGTCGTCGTGATCGCTTCAGTGGGGCACTCGTCCATGTATGTTTCACAACCTCCACACCTGCTGGAATCAACTTTTGCAACCATGTAAAAACTTTCCTTACGATTCCAACAGCTGTTATAAAAAAAGTTTATCTGCGCAGCACTCAACCCTATGATTCGAGGCCGAGTACTGCACTGAACGGATAGATGCCTGGTTTTTTGCCGGGCACCCACGTGGCTGCTTTCAGGGCTCCTTTTACAAATACTGCACGGTCATAAGCGCGATGTGAAAGGGTGATCGATTCAAAGTTCTTTGCGAAGGTGACAGCATGGTCGCCGACAATATCTCCCCCGCGGAACACATGCACCCCGATCTCGTTCTTCCGTTCGGTGATCCCTTCTCTGCCGTATACCTTCTCCCTCTCTCCCACTGCCTCGTCGAGGATGGAGAGGATCGTCTTTGCCGTCCCGCTCGGAGCGTCCTTCTTGTACCGGTGATGAGCCTCGCTTACCTCGATATCGTACTCGCTGAGCAGGGGGGCCGCGTTCCGGAGGATCTGCCAGAATATATTGACACCTATGCTGAAGTTGGTTGAGATCACCGCTGGCACCGTCCCTTCGACTGCGTCCCTGATCTGCTGTTGCTGCGCATCAGAGAAACCGGTCGTTCCGACGACCAGCCCCACATGGTGACGTGCGGCGGCCTGAATGGTGGTGACTGCCGCAGATGCGATGGTGAAGTCGATCAGCACGTCGGGCTGCTGCTCGGTGAGCAACCGATCGATCTCTTCAGACTTCACAACATCGACATTGAACTGGGTGCCGGCCTTGATATCGATCCCACCGACCAATTCCAGCCCCTCGGTCTCGGTGACCATCCTGCAGATCATCGAGCCCATCCGACCGAAGGCTCCTGAAACCACGACCTTAGTCATACGTGCTCAACACCTCCGTCAGTGCAGCAGTCTTTTCAGCATCCAGTTCATCGAGCGGGAGTCTGAGCGGCCCTGATGCAAGGCCCCGGAGGTTGATCGCCTTCTTCACCGGGATCGGGTTGGAATCGATGAAGAGCGCCCGAAAGAGTGGAGCCAGTTCATAGTGAAGGCTGATCGCGTCGTCCCAGTCGCCCTCGGTATATGCCCTGTACATCCCCACCATCCGCTCGGGTTCCACGTTCGCCGCCACCGAGATCACCCCGCCCCCGCCGAGTGCCATCACCGGCAGGGTCATCCCATCGTCGCCGGATATCACCGTAAAGTCCTGGTCCATGGTCTCCTCAATGATCTGTGAGACCTGAGAGATGTTTCCGCTCGCCTCCTTGATCCCGACGATGTTCGGGTGCCTGGAGAGTTCGGCCACCAGGTCAGGTGAGAGGTTCTGGCCGGTCCTGCTCGGGACATTGTAGAGAACAACAGGGATGTCGAGGTCAGCGATGGCTGAAAAATGCTTGATCAGTCCTGACCGGTTGGGCCTGTTGTAATACGGACTGATGATCAGCACACCGTCGGCGCCGAGATCCTTTGCAGATCTGGTGAACCGGATCGCCTCATCGGTAT is part of the Methanosphaerula palustris E1-9c genome and encodes:
- a CDS encoding nitroreductase family protein; amino-acid sequence: MNLGTTIIKSRHSVRSFKETPLDEKIIDEALACAHLAPTAANRQPWLFGYITSKETMKEIAALTDHGSFIAGAAACFAIFGERDETYYLEDCSAATENLILALQGYGIGSCWVAGDKKTYAEEIRKLLGVPDQYTLVSLVPAGFPMDVTIAKKKDIEAITFRERFTQSKTV
- a CDS encoding DUF3821 domain-containing protein, with protein sequence MRRNMISVLMVATCLVLMVPAVTATLSDIPQGGVIFIGEQGLNLNGVTTGSQVAWWGAGRSPTTDAPSDLQTISDPKNFFVSPTIYGTETGVWYTYPDKKPAFTIKDPTLAVKAIDVRTGREVTSGLVSRGDQVKFQVETNMYSMTERTGVNGVPVTIHVTGPGGIDYTSLTDSNGKVHSLDPVTVSSSLYETDPVWNTGNAQYPEGSYVIWAECNANNMKNEYPVGGKTTTKNTTSSLTVGTGEVTVALVSTNTATTTSQQTSPISSPIETGTMTLSPTTTTITLSTTGQISTPQGSPITSTTYPTPKAGGFTAGTTALLLLAGAAIALRRQS
- a CDS encoding DUF362 domain-containing protein codes for the protein MVAKVDSDLCVGCETCVDECPAEAIAMANGIAVIDKDKCVDCGSCVEVCPSSAITMD
- the dapB gene encoding 4-hydroxy-tetrahydrodipicolinate reductase codes for the protein MTKVVVSGAFGRMGSMICRMVTETEGLELVGGIGNQAGTQFNVEVVKSEEIDRLLTEQQPDVLIDFTIASAAVTAIQAATRHHVGLVVGTTGFSDAQQRQIRDAVEGTVPAVISTNFSIGVNIFWQILRNAAPLLSEYDIEVSEAHHRHKKDAPSGTAKTILSILDEAVGEREKVYGREGITERKNEIGVHVFRGGDIVGDHAVTFAKNFESITLSHRAYDRAVLVKGALIAAAWVHGKLPGIYPFSAVLDLES
- the dapB gene encoding 4-hydroxy-tetrahydrodipicolinate reductase — its product is MTKVVVSGAFGRMGSMICRMVTETEGLELVGGIDIKAGTQFNVDVVKSEEIDRLLTEQQPDVLIDFTIASAAVTTIQAAARHHVGLVVGTTGFSDAQQQQIRDAVEGTVPAVISTNFSIGVNIFWQILRNAAPLLSEYDIEVSEAHHRYKKDAPSGTAKTILSILDEAVGEREKVYGREGITERKNEIGVHVFRGGDIVGDHAVTFAKNFESITLSHRAYDRAVFVKGALKAATWVPGKKPGIYPFSAVLGLES
- the dapA gene encoding 4-hydroxy-tetrahydrodipicolinate synthase — translated: MFEGVLPAIVTPFQNDHAKSLDLLGLQSNLAFLVSKGVHGVVPCGSTGESATLSFEEHVKVIEATIEAVAGKVPVLAGAGSNNTDEAIRFTRSAKDLGADGVLIISPYYNRPNRSGLIKHFSAIADLDIPVVLYNVPSRTGQNLSPDLVAELSRHPNIVGIKEASGNISQVSQIIEETMDQDFTVISGDDGMTLPVMALGGGGVISVAANVEPERMVGMYRAYTEGDWDDAISLHYELAPLFRALFIDSNPIPVKKAINLRGLASGPLRLPLDELDAEKTAALTEVLSTYD